One Streptococcus sp. zg-86 DNA window includes the following coding sequences:
- the dnaN gene encoding DNA polymerase III subunit beta, with protein MIQFSINKTVFLQALTITKRAISSKNAIPILSTVKIEVSAEGITLTGSNGQISIENFISIQDENAGLLISSPGSILLEASFFINVVSSLPDIVLEVREIEQQQVVLTSGKSEITLKGKEAEHYPRLQEVSTAKPLTLKTSVLKETINETAFAASTQESRPILTGVHFVLTENHSLKTVATDSHRMSQRKLILDKAGDNFNVVIPSRSLREFVTVFTDDIETVEVFFSNNQMLFRSEHISFYTRLLEGTYPDTDRLIPTEFNTTAIFDTAKLRQAMERARLLSNATQNGTVKLEIVEGQVSAHVYSPEVGRVNEELDTLEVTGEDLVISFNPTYLIDALKAANSEQIKISFISPVRPFTLVPNSNELDFIQLITPVRTN; from the coding sequence ATGATTCAATTTTCTATTAATAAAACTGTATTTTTACAAGCCTTAACCATTACAAAAAGAGCTATCAGTAGTAAAAATGCCATTCCTATTTTATCTACTGTAAAAATAGAAGTATCAGCAGAAGGAATTACCCTAACAGGTTCAAACGGACAGATTTCCATTGAAAACTTTATATCCATTCAAGATGAAAATGCTGGTTTATTAATTTCTTCCCCAGGATCAATCTTGCTAGAAGCGTCTTTCTTTATTAACGTAGTATCTAGTTTACCAGATATTGTCTTAGAAGTACGTGAAATCGAGCAGCAACAAGTTGTCTTAACAAGTGGGAAGTCAGAAATTACTCTAAAAGGAAAAGAAGCAGAACACTATCCTCGTTTGCAGGAAGTATCGACTGCTAAACCTCTTACTTTAAAAACAAGTGTTCTGAAAGAAACCATTAATGAAACAGCTTTTGCTGCTTCGACACAAGAAAGTCGCCCTATTTTAACAGGTGTTCACTTTGTTTTAACAGAAAATCATTCTCTCAAAACAGTAGCAACAGATTCTCATCGGATGAGTCAACGAAAATTGATTTTGGACAAAGCTGGGGATAACTTTAACGTTGTCATTCCAAGTCGCTCTTTACGTGAATTTGTGACTGTTTTTACAGATGATATTGAAACTGTAGAGGTGTTCTTCTCTAATAATCAAATGCTCTTTAGAAGTGAGCATATTAGTTTCTATACTCGTCTACTTGAAGGAACTTACCCAGATACTGATCGTTTAATTCCAACAGAATTCAATACAACAGCAATTTTTGATACAGCTAAATTACGTCAAGCAATGGAGCGGGCTCGTTTGCTATCAAATGCTACCCAAAATGGTACTGTAAAATTAGAAATCGTAGAAGGACAAGTATCAGCCCATGTTTATTCGCCAGAAGTTGGTCGAGTTAATGAAGAATTGGACACACTTGAAGTGACAGGGGAAGATTTGGTGATTAGCTTTAATCCGACCTATCTCATCGATGCTTTAAAAGCGGCTAATAGCGAACAAATTAAGATTAGCTTTATTTCTCCAGTTCGTCCATTTACGCTGGTACCAAATTCGAATGAGCTTGATTTTATCCAATTGATTACACCAGTACGGACCAATTAA
- a CDS encoding diacylglycerol/lipid kinase family protein: MKTIRDMIVYILANPHAGNGQAFTIVKDIRRTYPQVRIESYVTTSKNDEYAQVEAILSVFRKEQDRFLILGGDGTLSKVLSVWPQELPFAYFPTGSGNDFARAVGIRSWQQVMETILTTPPVSVCVLSMPEGVVINSLDIGYPARVIAHSEKTALKKCFNRLKIGKLTYIFFGVLGLFNSSQLSACIEVNHQKMELEHLFFLSIANNTYFGGGIMIWPDAHITKPQMDLVYVSAPSIFQRIKALLELILKRHKTSSVLHHVTAETIKLTLPHEIVTQVDGELQTIQQLTISCQTRYYYLGKE, translated from the coding sequence ATGAAAACGATTAGAGATATGATTGTATATATTTTAGCAAATCCTCATGCCGGAAATGGTCAGGCTTTTACAATCGTGAAAGACATTCGAAGAACTTATCCACAAGTGCGGATAGAAAGTTATGTTACAACGAGTAAAAATGATGAATATGCACAAGTAGAAGCGATTTTATCCGTTTTTCGGAAAGAACAGGACCGTTTCTTGATTTTAGGTGGAGATGGAACTTTATCGAAAGTGTTGTCTGTTTGGCCACAAGAGCTTCCTTTTGCCTACTTTCCTACTGGATCAGGAAATGATTTTGCGCGTGCTGTTGGCATTCGGTCGTGGCAGCAAGTGATGGAGACAATACTGACAACTCCACCTGTATCAGTTTGTGTGTTAAGTATGCCAGAAGGAGTGGTCATCAATAGTTTGGATATTGGCTATCCTGCCCGTGTTATTGCACATTCTGAAAAAACAGCCTTAAAAAAATGCTTTAATCGGCTAAAAATCGGAAAGTTGACCTATATTTTCTTTGGGGTTCTTGGTTTATTTAATTCTTCCCAATTGTCAGCTTGTATTGAAGTCAATCATCAAAAGATGGAATTGGAGCATCTCTTTTTTCTTTCTATTGCAAACAACACTTACTTTGGTGGTGGGATTATGATTTGGCCAGATGCTCATATTACAAAGCCACAAATGGATCTTGTCTATGTTTCAGCACCTTCGATTTTCCAGCGTATCAAGGCCTTGTTAGAATTGATTTTAAAACGTCACAAGACCTCTTCTGTGTTGCATCATGTCACAGCAGAAACTATCAAATTGACATTACCTCATGAAATAGTTACTCAGGTAGACGGAGAATTACAGACGATTCAACAGCTGACCATTAGCTGTCAAACACGTTATTATTATCTTGGAAAGGAATAA
- a CDS encoding DUF951 domain-containing protein translates to MYELGSIVEMRKPHACVIKSTGKKANAWEVMRVGADIKIRCTNCDHLVMMSRHDFEYKMKKVLQP, encoded by the coding sequence ATGTACGAATTAGGAAGTATCGTTGAAATGAGAAAGCCACATGCTTGTGTCATCAAATCAACTGGTAAAAAAGCAAATGCCTGGGAAGTCATGCGCGTAGGAGCAGATATTAAAATTCGTTGCACCAACTGCGATCATCTCGTTATGATGAGTCGTCATGATTTTGAATACAAGATGAAGAAAGTCTTGCAACCGTAG
- the ychF gene encoding redox-regulated ATPase YchF codes for MALTAGIVGLPNVGKSTLFNAITKAGAEAANYPFATIDPNVGMVEVPDERLQKLTELITPKKTVPTTFEFTDIAGIVKGASKGEGLGNKFLANIREVDAIVHVVRAFDDENVMREQGRESAFVDPMADIETINLELILADLESVNKRYARVEKMARTQKDKDSVAEFTVLQKIKPVLEDGKSARTIDFTEEEQKVVKGLFLLTTKPVLYVANVSEDEVADPDNIDYVKQIREFAATENAEVVVISARAEEEISELDEADKAEFLEAMGLTESGVDKLTRAAYHLLGLGTYFTAGEKEVRAWTFKRGIKAPQAAGIIHSDFEKGFIRAVTMSYDDLMTYGSEKAVKEAGRLREEGKEYIVQDGDIMEFRFNV; via the coding sequence ATGGCTTTAACAGCAGGTATCGTTGGCTTGCCAAATGTTGGAAAATCAACCCTATTTAATGCGATTACAAAGGCAGGAGCAGAAGCAGCAAACTATCCCTTTGCGACCATTGATCCCAATGTCGGAATGGTAGAAGTACCAGATGAGCGCTTGCAGAAATTAACAGAACTGATTACTCCTAAAAAGACAGTCCCAACAACTTTTGAATTTACAGATATTGCAGGAATTGTAAAAGGGGCTTCTAAGGGGGAAGGTCTTGGAAATAAATTCTTGGCCAATATCCGTGAGGTAGATGCGATTGTCCATGTTGTTCGTGCATTTGATGATGAAAATGTCATGCGGGAACAAGGGCGTGAGTCTGCTTTTGTAGATCCAATGGCCGATATTGAAACAATCAATTTAGAATTGATCTTGGCAGATTTAGAGAGTGTCAACAAACGCTATGCGCGTGTGGAAAAAATGGCCCGTACGCAAAAAGATAAGGATTCAGTGGCAGAATTTACTGTTTTACAAAAAATCAAACCAGTTTTAGAAGATGGTAAATCTGCTCGAACCATTGATTTCACAGAAGAAGAGCAAAAGGTTGTGAAAGGCTTATTCCTTTTAACGACAAAACCAGTTCTTTATGTGGCAAATGTTAGCGAAGATGAAGTAGCAGATCCAGATAATATTGACTACGTGAAGCAAATTCGTGAGTTTGCAGCGACAGAAAATGCAGAAGTTGTCGTTATTTCGGCGCGTGCAGAAGAAGAAATTTCTGAACTTGATGAAGCAGATAAGGCTGAATTTTTAGAAGCAATGGGCTTAACGGAATCAGGTGTTGATAAATTAACACGAGCTGCCTATCATTTGCTAGGTCTAGGAACCTACTTTACAGCAGGCGAAAAGGAAGTGCGTGCTTGGACCTTTAAACGTGGCATTAAAGCACCACAAGCTGCTGGTATCATCCATTCAGACTTTGAAAAAGGCTTTATCCGTGCGGTAACCATGTCTTATGATGATTTGATGACCTATGGTAGTGAAAAAGCTGTTAAAGAAGCAGGACGTCTTCGTGAGGAAGGAAAAGAATACATTGTCCAAGATGGTGACATTATGGAATTCCGCTTTAATGTGTAA
- the pth gene encoding aminoacyl-tRNA hydrolase, producing MTKLIVGLGNPGDRYENTKHNVGFMFIDRIAKKENVTFSHDKIFQAEIASTFINGEKIYLVKPTTFMNESGKAVHALLAYYGLEIEDLLVIYDDLDMAVGKVRFRQKGSAGGHNGIKSIIKHIGSQEFDRIKIGIGRPKAGMTVVHHVLSSFDTDDRIQIDLSLEKLDTFVNFYLQENDAEKIMRRYNN from the coding sequence ATGACCAAATTAATTGTAGGCTTAGGAAATCCAGGAGATCGTTATGAGAATACCAAGCATAATGTTGGTTTTATGTTTATTGACCGGATTGCAAAGAAAGAAAATGTGACCTTTAGTCATGATAAGATTTTTCAGGCAGAGATTGCTTCAACCTTTATAAATGGTGAAAAAATCTATCTCGTTAAGCCGACGACCTTTATGAATGAATCTGGTAAGGCTGTTCATGCCTTGTTAGCCTATTATGGATTAGAAATAGAGGATTTATTGGTCATCTATGATGATTTAGACATGGCTGTTGGCAAAGTACGGTTTCGTCAAAAAGGCTCAGCAGGCGGGCATAATGGGATAAAAAGTATCATTAAGCACATTGGCAGTCAAGAATTTGATCGTATAAAAATTGGGATTGGAAGACCAAAGGCTGGCATGACAGTGGTTCATCATGTCCTGTCTTCATTTGACACAGATGACCGAATTCAGATTGACTTAAGCTTAGAAAAACTGGATACCTTTGTAAACTTTTATTTACAAGAAAACGATGCAGAAAAGATAATGAGAAGGTATAACAATTAA
- the mfd gene encoding transcription-repair coupling factor — MNIIELVNRNRQIDKWQAGLYQSKRQLIMGLSGTMKALVMASVFDVMDEKCLIVTPTQNEAEKLTQELINILGSDFVYNFFTDDNPVAEFVFASNDRTKARLDSLNFLLDRKKSGIIVASMAACRILLPNPLSYQQARIQLAIGEECEVDKLVKKLQEIGYKKVSRVLSQGEFSQRGDILDIFEMGQEHPYRLEFFGDEIDGMRQFDTESQLSIETIEELFITPASDMIFSSEDFLRAEKKLTDSLQKLQQQEQISYIEEVLADVRQTYRHPDSRKFLSYFYEKEWTLLDYLPRHTPVFFDDFHKIADRHAQFDVEVAELLTQDLQNNKSLSTLHYFGSTYSSFRKYKPATYFSVFQKGLGNLTFDAIYQFNQHSMQEFFNQIPLLQDELRHYAKSSHTVILQTESYSSLQRLQKTLQEYEIELPFVEPNAIKIGQQQITIGQLSTGFHFLDEKIALITEHEIFHKKIKRKARRNTISNAERLKDYSELSVGDYVVHSVHGVGQYLGIETIEISGIHRDYLSIQYQNNDRISLPVEQIDVLSKYLASDGKTPKLNKLNDGRFQRTKQKVVKQVEDIADDLIRLYAERSQLKGFAFSPDDENQVEFDQHFTYVETEDQLRSIQEIKKDMEKSSPMDRLLVGDVGFGKTEVAMRAAFKAVNDGKQVAILVPTTVLAQQHFANFQSRFAEFPVNIDVMSRFKTKAEQEATLEKLKKGQVDILIGTHRLLSKDVEFADLGLLVIDEEQRFGVKHKERLKELKSKIDVLTLTATPIPRTLQMSMLGIRDLSVIETPPTNRYPVQTYVLETNPTIIRDAILREMDRGGQVYYLYNKVDTIEQKVSELRDLVPEATIGFVHGQMSEIQLENTLLSFIEGEYDVLVTTTIIETGVDIPNANTLFIENADHMGLSTLYQLRGRVGRSNRIAYAYLMYRPDKNLTEVAEKRLEAIKGFTELGSGFKIAMQDLSIRGAGNILGAAQSGFIDSVGYELYSQLLENAILEKQGKQARREKSNTELNLSIDAYLPSEYITDQRQKIEIYKRIKQLENRVDYEELQDELIDRFGEYPDVVAYLLEIGLLKSYFDQLFAQKVERKQEQIIVTFEEISGQIFLMQDYFEALSATKLKARISENMGRVELVFLSDKKKDYQIIEELVHFAEKMLEIKARKNS, encoded by the coding sequence ATGAATATCATTGAATTAGTCAATCGCAATAGGCAAATTGACAAGTGGCAAGCAGGTTTATATCAATCAAAGCGTCAGCTCATCATGGGACTTTCAGGAACGATGAAGGCCCTCGTCATGGCATCAGTATTTGATGTAATGGATGAAAAATGTTTGATTGTAACACCAACTCAGAATGAAGCTGAGAAACTAACTCAAGAATTAATAAATATCTTGGGAAGTGATTTTGTTTACAACTTCTTTACAGATGACAATCCTGTAGCTGAATTTGTTTTTGCCTCTAATGACCGCACAAAGGCTCGATTAGACAGTCTGAACTTTCTTCTAGATAGAAAGAAATCAGGGATTATTGTAGCTAGTATGGCTGCCTGCCGTATTCTATTGCCTAATCCTTTGTCTTATCAACAAGCTAGGATTCAATTAGCAATAGGAGAAGAATGTGAAGTTGACAAACTTGTAAAGAAATTACAAGAAATCGGCTATAAAAAAGTTTCTCGTGTCTTATCCCAAGGTGAATTTAGTCAACGTGGAGACATTCTTGATATTTTTGAAATGGGTCAAGAACATCCCTATCGTTTGGAATTTTTTGGTGATGAGATTGACGGTATGCGTCAGTTTGATACTGAGAGTCAATTGTCAATTGAAACAATTGAAGAATTGTTTATCACACCAGCTTCTGATATGATTTTTTCTTCAGAAGATTTTTTGCGTGCTGAAAAAAAATTGACAGATAGTTTACAGAAACTACAGCAACAAGAACAGATTTCTTATATAGAGGAGGTCTTGGCAGATGTCAGACAGACCTACCGTCATCCAGATAGTCGGAAATTTCTATCTTATTTCTATGAAAAAGAATGGACTTTACTCGATTATCTTCCTAGACACACACCAGTATTTTTTGATGATTTTCATAAAATAGCTGATCGACATGCTCAATTTGATGTAGAAGTTGCAGAACTATTGACACAAGATTTACAAAATAACAAGTCTCTGTCAACGTTACATTATTTTGGATCTACCTACTCATCTTTTAGAAAATACAAACCTGCAACCTACTTTTCTGTCTTTCAAAAAGGATTAGGCAATCTCACATTTGATGCAATTTATCAATTTAATCAACATTCCATGCAGGAGTTCTTCAATCAAATTCCGTTATTGCAAGACGAATTGAGACACTATGCTAAGTCTTCACATACGGTTATTCTTCAAACAGAGTCATATTCTTCTTTACAACGTTTACAAAAAACATTACAGGAATATGAGATTGAATTGCCTTTTGTTGAGCCTAATGCTATAAAAATAGGTCAGCAGCAAATTACCATTGGTCAGTTATCAACGGGCTTTCATTTCTTAGATGAGAAGATTGCCTTGATTACTGAGCATGAAATTTTTCATAAAAAGATTAAACGAAAAGCCCGTCGGAATACGATTTCAAATGCCGAACGATTAAAGGATTATAGTGAATTGTCTGTAGGCGATTATGTAGTCCACTCTGTTCACGGTGTTGGGCAATACCTTGGAATTGAAACAATTGAAATATCGGGAATTCATCGCGATTATTTGAGTATTCAATACCAGAACAATGATCGTATTTCCCTACCAGTTGAACAAATTGATGTATTGTCCAAGTATCTTGCTTCAGATGGTAAAACACCCAAACTCAATAAATTAAATGATGGTCGTTTCCAACGAACCAAGCAGAAGGTAGTAAAACAGGTTGAAGATATTGCGGATGATTTGATTCGTCTTTATGCAGAGCGTAGTCAATTAAAAGGCTTTGCTTTCTCACCTGATGATGAAAATCAAGTCGAGTTTGACCAGCATTTCACTTATGTTGAAACAGAAGACCAACTTCGTTCCATACAAGAAATCAAAAAAGATATGGAAAAATCATCTCCAATGGATCGTCTATTGGTAGGAGATGTTGGTTTTGGTAAAACAGAAGTTGCCATGCGTGCTGCCTTTAAAGCAGTCAATGATGGTAAACAAGTTGCTATTTTAGTTCCGACAACAGTTTTAGCTCAGCAACATTTTGCGAATTTCCAAAGTCGTTTTGCAGAGTTTCCCGTTAATATTGATGTGATGAGCCGTTTTAAGACCAAGGCTGAGCAAGAAGCGACACTTGAAAAACTCAAAAAAGGTCAAGTAGATATTTTGATTGGAACCCACCGCTTATTGTCAAAAGATGTTGAATTTGCTGATTTGGGGCTTTTAGTCATTGATGAAGAGCAGCGTTTTGGAGTAAAGCATAAAGAACGCTTGAAAGAATTGAAAAGTAAAATTGATGTTCTGACATTAACAGCAACGCCTATTCCAAGAACATTGCAGATGTCTATGTTGGGAATTCGCGATTTATCTGTTATTGAAACACCACCGACAAATCGCTATCCTGTTCAAACTTATGTTTTAGAAACAAATCCAACGATTATTCGCGATGCTATTTTACGAGAGATGGATAGAGGTGGACAAGTTTACTATCTTTACAATAAAGTTGACACTATTGAACAAAAAGTGTCTGAATTGAGAGATTTGGTACCAGAAGCAACAATTGGTTTTGTTCATGGGCAAATGTCAGAGATTCAACTGGAAAATACGCTCCTATCCTTTATTGAAGGGGAATATGATGTGTTAGTGACAACCACTATTATTGAAACAGGGGTTGATATTCCAAATGCCAATACCCTATTTATTGAAAATGCAGATCACATGGGACTGTCAACCTTGTATCAATTAAGAGGACGTGTTGGTCGTTCAAATCGTATTGCCTATGCCTATTTAATGTATCGTCCAGATAAAAATTTGACAGAAGTTGCAGAAAAGAGATTGGAAGCCATAAAAGGATTTACCGAGTTAGGGTCTGGTTTTAAAATTGCCATGCAAGATTTATCTATTCGAGGTGCTGGCAATATCTTAGGAGCTGCGCAAAGTGGTTTTATTGATTCAGTTGGATATGAACTCTATTCTCAATTGTTAGAAAATGCTATTTTGGAAAAGCAAGGAAAACAAGCTAGACGGGAAAAAAGTAATACGGAACTTAATTTATCGATTGATGCTTATTTGCCAAGCGAGTATATTACAGACCAACGTCAAAAAATTGAAATTTATAAGCGCATTAAGCAACTTGAAAATCGTGTGGATTATGAAGAATTACAGGATGAATTGATTGATCGATTCGGAGAATATCCAGATGTAGTTGCCTATCTTTTGGAAATTGGCTTATTAAAATCTTATTTCGATCAACTATTTGCTCAAAAAGTGGAAAGAAAACAAGAGCAAATTATCGTAACATTTGAAGAAATATCGGGTCAAATTTTCCTAATGCAAGATTATTTTGAGGCACTTTCTGCGACCAAGTTAAAAGCTCGTATTTCTGAAAATATGGGCCGTGTAGAATTAGTCTTTTTATCAGATAAGAAGAAAGATTATCAAATTATCGAGGAGCTCGTGCATTTTGCTGAAAAAATGCTAGAAATTAAGGCTCGAAAAAACTCCTAA
- a CDS encoding RNA-binding S4 domain-containing protein yields the protein MRLDKYLKVSRIIKRRTVAKEVADKGRIKVNGILAKSSTDLKENDQIDIRFGNKLLVVKVLEMKDSTKKEDALKMYEIISETRIEADEKIEYSPN from the coding sequence ATGAGGTTAGATAAGTATTTAAAAGTTTCCCGTATCATCAAACGCCGTACAGTGGCAAAAGAAGTAGCGGATAAGGGAAGAATAAAGGTCAATGGCATTTTGGCTAAATCATCGACAGACTTAAAAGAAAATGACCAAATTGACATTCGTTTTGGAAATAAATTGCTGGTTGTCAAGGTGCTTGAAATGAAAGATAGCACCAAGAAAGAAGATGCACTGAAGATGTATGAAATCATCAGCGAAACAAGGATTGAGGCAGATGAAAAAATCGAATATTCTCCAAATTAA
- a CDS encoding FtsB family cell division protein produces MKKSNILQINNHYIQEELQKSQRYRQEKKQKNRFMGSILILVVFLFVLPTYNLVASYQTLQKREAQLIELEDRYKELARQQKMESSLVKKLEDEEYVAKYIRAKIQYSKDGEFIYNIPGLLPR; encoded by the coding sequence ATGAAAAAATCGAATATTCTCCAAATTAATAATCACTATATTCAGGAAGAATTGCAAAAAAGTCAACGTTATCGGCAAGAAAAAAAGCAAAAGAATCGATTTATGGGGTCTATTCTGATTTTGGTTGTTTTTCTCTTTGTTTTACCGACTTATAATTTAGTTGCTAGCTATCAAACCCTTCAAAAACGTGAAGCACAGTTGATTGAATTAGAAGACCGATACAAGGAATTAGCCAGACAGCAAAAAATGGAATCTTCATTGGTAAAAAAATTAGAAGATGAGGAATATGTTGCAAAATATATTCGAGCAAAAATTCAATATTCAAAGGACGGGGAATTTATCTATAATATTCCAGGATTATTACCACGATGA
- a CDS encoding SP_0009 family protein, with protein sequence MTETIVDIVEKFLAYSDEKLEELAEKNQTLKIEKNETK encoded by the coding sequence ATGACAGAAACGATTGTAGACATTGTTGAAAAATTCTTGGCCTATTCTGATGAAAAATTAGAAGAATTAGCTGAGAAAAATCAAACCTTAAAAATAGAAAAGAACGAAACAAAATAA
- a CDS encoding serine hydrolase produces the protein MKKQLLWLISPILFAATSVGSTEIPFELSNQMNYQLNYKEYSSDFQTVPTNPNVYEEVDSYLDKELTVPFKKIKPNQSFSITSVEVNDQNQLVFQLKDKSYVVADQTSIYDDIVLHRTVLSEKVWTKKNFTVYSSPIANQAKKLTLDLKPYQEVTVSEIAETHLGFFAKINSKGWVNINDLSETDNRIEAVQDLLTTKYSSKNIAVYVKKLSTGETAGVNQDTMMYAASVTKLPTLYYTQVKLDEEKIKLTDTVKYVKETEDFDGAYESEGSGSINKTPDNQQYRMDDLINRTAKESDNVASNLLGYYVADKFDKRFYQEATRIVGQKWDMVSRMASAEMAGLMMEAIYRQNGYVLESLSATNFDDQRIARDIDVKVAHKIGDAYDFKHDVAVVYAKEPFILSIFTDQLGYDIISQIANDVYGILK, from the coding sequence ATGAAAAAACAGTTATTATGGCTCATTAGTCCAATCTTATTTGCAGCTACATCAGTTGGAAGTACCGAAATTCCATTTGAATTATCGAATCAAATGAACTATCAGTTGAATTATAAAGAGTATAGTAGCGATTTTCAAACTGTTCCAACCAATCCAAATGTATATGAAGAAGTTGACAGCTACCTTGACAAAGAGTTGACAGTTCCTTTCAAAAAAATTAAGCCAAACCAATCTTTTTCAATTACAAGTGTTGAGGTTAATGATCAAAATCAATTGGTCTTTCAATTAAAAGATAAGAGTTATGTGGTTGCTGATCAGACAAGTATATATGATGATATTGTCTTACATCGTACGGTTCTTTCAGAAAAAGTCTGGACTAAGAAAAATTTTACTGTTTATTCCAGTCCTATTGCTAACCAAGCTAAAAAACTAACTCTTGATTTAAAACCTTATCAAGAAGTAACTGTGTCAGAAATTGCTGAAACTCATTTGGGATTCTTTGCCAAGATTAATTCTAAAGGCTGGGTTAACATCAATGATTTATCCGAAACAGATAATCGTATCGAGGCTGTTCAGGATTTGTTGACAACCAAATATTCTTCTAAAAATATAGCTGTCTATGTCAAGAAGTTGTCAACAGGAGAAACAGCAGGTGTCAATCAGGATACAATGATGTATGCTGCAAGTGTAACAAAACTTCCTACTCTTTACTATACTCAAGTAAAACTAGATGAAGAAAAAATAAAATTGACAGATACTGTAAAGTATGTCAAGGAGACAGAAGATTTTGATGGTGCATATGAGTCTGAAGGAAGTGGCTCAATCAATAAAACACCAGATAATCAGCAGTATCGAATGGATGATTTGATTAATCGAACTGCAAAAGAATCAGATAATGTAGCGAGTAACTTACTAGGTTATTATGTAGCAGATAAATTTGACAAACGCTTTTATCAAGAAGCAACTAGAATTGTTGGTCAAAAATGGGATATGGTATCACGAATGGCTTCGGCTGAAATGGCAGGACTAATGATGGAGGCTATTTACCGTCAGAATGGTTATGTACTTGAAAGTTTGTCTGCTACTAATTTTGATGACCAACGGATTGCACGTGATATAGATGTTAAGGTTGCCCATAAAATTGGTGATGCCTATGATTTTAAACATGATGTAGCTGTTGTCTATGCAAAAGAGCCTTTTATTCTGTCTATTTTTACGGATCAATTAGGTTATGATATTATTTCACAGATTGCAAATGATGTATATGGAATTTTAAAATAA